In Macrobrachium rosenbergii isolate ZJJX-2024 chromosome 49, ASM4041242v1, whole genome shotgun sequence, the following are encoded in one genomic region:
- the MESK2 gene encoding protein NDRG3 isoform X9, with the protein MNNVSKLGLLFRKLRSSKMPSSVAIPAEQASLLGTMPSDALDDVELRHVQLSVANSRSLSEDGTSGVKETIETQHGPIVVAVAGDSSKPVILTYHDLGLNHVTNFQAFFSYPEMRNILTNFCVVHINAPGQEEGAHTLPEGYVYPTIEELSETVTCVKNHFHIRSFIGFGVGLGANVLGRYAIKYPNDVDALVLVNCSSTQAGWIEWGYQKLNIRHLRSGTMTTGTVDYLMWHHFGKVEECNQDLVAVYRQHFEKALNATNLGLLVDSYIRRTDLNIVRELDPNKKKDVRMIRCQVLNITANFSPHVDDTVTFNGRLDPTLTTWMKIQDCGLVIDEAPGKVVEAFRLFLQGQGYAVSGSRRSSAVSIGEGKSC; encoded by the exons GACAATGCCCAGCGATGCCCTTGATGACGTTGAGCTTCGACATGTACAGTTGTCTGTTGCCAATTCTCGTAGTTTAAGTGAGGATGGAACGTCTGGAGTGAAGGAGACCATTGAAACCCAACATGGGCCTATTGTTGTTGCCGTTGCTGGGGATTCATCCAAACCCGTAATTCTCACTTACCATGATCTTGGTCTTAACCATGTTACGAATTTCCAG gcATTCTTCTCGTATCCAGAAATGCGAAACATTCTCACAAATTTCTGCGTTGTACACATAAATGCACCAGGTCAGGAAGAGGGAGCTCATACACTGCCTGAAGG GTATGTTTATCCTACCATTGAAGAGCTCTCCGAAACAGTCACATGTGTCAAGAATCATTTTCATATACGTAGCTTTATTGGTTTTGGTGTGGGTCTTGGAGCCAATGTGCTTGGACGATATGCAATCAAATATCCAAATGAC GTTGATGCATTGGTCTTAGTGAACTGTTCATCTACGCAAGCTGGTTGGATTGAATGGGGATACCAGAAGCTTAACATTCGACACCTGCGATCAGGCACTATGACCACTGGCACTGTGGACTACCTCATGTGGCATCACTTTG GTAAAGTGGAAGAATGCAATCAAGACTTGGTGGCAGTTTACAGACAACACTTTGAGAAAGCTCTGAATGCAACTAATTTGGGCCTACTTGTTGATTCATACATTAGACGCACTGATCTTAACATTGTACGAGAGCTTGATCCCAACAAGAAGAAG GATGTGCGAATGATCCGCTGTCAGGTACTCAACATCACTGCTAACTTTTCTCCTCATGTAGATGACACAGTTACTTTCAACGGACGTCTTGACCCCACTTTAACTACTTGGATGAAG ATCCAGGATTGCGGACTTGTCATCGATGAAGCCCCAGGCAAAGTCGTAGAAGCTTTCCGTCTCTTCCTCCAGGGTCAGGGCTATG CGGTGAGTGGGTCCCGTCGGTCTTCTGCTGTGTCGATTGGAGAAGGTAAATCGTGTTGA
- the MESK2 gene encoding protein NDRG3 isoform X10: MSWKLRSSKMPSSVAIPAEQASLLGTMPSDALDDVELRHVQLSVANSRSLSEDGTSGVKETIETQHGPIVVAVAGDSSKPVILTYHDLGLNHVTNFQAFFSYPEMRNILTNFCVVHINAPGQEEGAHTLPEGYVYPTIEELSETVTCVKNHFHIRSFIGFGVGLGANVLGRYAIKYPNDVDALVLVNCSSTQAGWIEWGYQKLNIRHLRSGTMTTGTVDYLMWHHFGKVEECNQDLVAVYRQHFEKALNATNLGLLVDSYIRRTDLNIVRELDPNKKKDVRMIRCQVLNITANFSPHVDDTVTFNGRLDPTLTTWMKIQDCGLVIDEAPGKVVEAFRLFLQGQGYAVSGSRRSSAVSIGEGKSC; encoded by the exons GACAATGCCCAGCGATGCCCTTGATGACGTTGAGCTTCGACATGTACAGTTGTCTGTTGCCAATTCTCGTAGTTTAAGTGAGGATGGAACGTCTGGAGTGAAGGAGACCATTGAAACCCAACATGGGCCTATTGTTGTTGCCGTTGCTGGGGATTCATCCAAACCCGTAATTCTCACTTACCATGATCTTGGTCTTAACCATGTTACGAATTTCCAG gcATTCTTCTCGTATCCAGAAATGCGAAACATTCTCACAAATTTCTGCGTTGTACACATAAATGCACCAGGTCAGGAAGAGGGAGCTCATACACTGCCTGAAGG GTATGTTTATCCTACCATTGAAGAGCTCTCCGAAACAGTCACATGTGTCAAGAATCATTTTCATATACGTAGCTTTATTGGTTTTGGTGTGGGTCTTGGAGCCAATGTGCTTGGACGATATGCAATCAAATATCCAAATGAC GTTGATGCATTGGTCTTAGTGAACTGTTCATCTACGCAAGCTGGTTGGATTGAATGGGGATACCAGAAGCTTAACATTCGACACCTGCGATCAGGCACTATGACCACTGGCACTGTGGACTACCTCATGTGGCATCACTTTG GTAAAGTGGAAGAATGCAATCAAGACTTGGTGGCAGTTTACAGACAACACTTTGAGAAAGCTCTGAATGCAACTAATTTGGGCCTACTTGTTGATTCATACATTAGACGCACTGATCTTAACATTGTACGAGAGCTTGATCCCAACAAGAAGAAG GATGTGCGAATGATCCGCTGTCAGGTACTCAACATCACTGCTAACTTTTCTCCTCATGTAGATGACACAGTTACTTTCAACGGACGTCTTGACCCCACTTTAACTACTTGGATGAAG ATCCAGGATTGCGGACTTGTCATCGATGAAGCCCCAGGCAAAGTCGTAGAAGCTTTCCGTCTCTTCCTCCAGGGTCAGGGCTATG CGGTGAGTGGGTCCCGTCGGTCTTCTGCTGTGTCGATTGGAGAAGGTAAATCGTGTTGA